A DNA window from Oenanthe melanoleuca isolate GR-GAL-2019-014 chromosome 11, OMel1.0, whole genome shotgun sequence contains the following coding sequences:
- the GFOD2 gene encoding glucose-fructose oxidoreductase domain-containing protein 2 isoform X2 yields MVTAARYYPKLMSIVGNVLRFLPAFVKMKQLIEEHYVGNVIICDVRVYGGSLLSHQYNWICDELMGGGGLHTMGTYIIDLLTHLTSRRAQKVHGLLKTFVKQNTAISGIRHVTSDDFCVFQMLMGDGVCCTVTLNFNMPGSFIHEVMIVGSAGRLIARGTDLYGQKNTALQEELLFTDSLPVNKGLLDKGFKDIPLLYLKGMVYMVQALRQSFQEQEDRRTWDHKPVSMAASFEDGLYMQSVVEAIKKSSRSGEWETVEVMTEEPDANQNLCEALQRNNL; encoded by the coding sequence ATGGTGACAGCTGCCAGGTATTACCCCAAGCTGATGAGCATCGTTGGCAACGTGCTGCGTTTCCTGCCAGCCTTTGTGAAGATGAAGCAGCTGATAGAGGAGCACTACGTGGGCAACGTCATCATCTGCGATGTGCGCGTCTACGGGGGCAGCCTGCTGAGCCACCAGTACAACTGGATCTGTGACGAGCTCATGGGGGGGGGCGGGCTGCACACCATGGGCACCTACATCATCGACCTCCTGACTCACCTCACCAGCAGGAGAGCTCAGAAGGTCCACGGGCTGCTCAAGACTTTTGTGAAGCAGAACACGGCCATCAGCGGGATCCGCCACGTCACCAGCGACGACTTCTGCGTTTTCCAGATGCTGATGGGCGACGGCGTCTGTTGCACTGTGACTCTCAACTTCAACATGCCCGGATCGTTCATCCATGAGGTGATGATTGTGGGCTCTGCTGGTCGCCTCATAGCTCGTGGGACAGACCTGTACGGGCAGAAGAACACTGCTCTCCAGGAGGAACTGCTGTTTACAGACTCCCTGCCTGTCAACAAGGGCCTTTTGGATAAGGGCTTCAAGGACATCCCGCTGCTTTACCTGAAGGGAATGGTGTACATGGTGCAAGCCCTGCGGCAGTCTTTCCAAGAGCAGGAGGACCGTCGGACGTGGGATCATAAACCTGTGTCCATGGCAGCCTCTTTTGAAGATGGGCTGTACATGCAGAGTGTGGTAGAGGCCATCAAGAAATCAAGTAGGTCAGGTGAGTGGGAGACTGTGGAGGTGATGACTGAGGAACCAGATGCCAACCAAAACCTCTGTGAGGCACTTCAAAGAAATAACTTATGA